One stretch of Methanobacteriaceae archaeon DNA includes these proteins:
- a CDS encoding fumarate hydratase, whose protein sequence is MDLINKVKEAVIEASTTYRPDQIDAYEMALSKETNENAAWVLNILMENAKIAEAAKRPLCDDTGIPHVLIELGDDSELPVAFLKDIESGIELGLQKLPARPMAVKGNDIQRIEQTQGLFEDPGKLISPAILMDSIPGKQTKIHILMLGGGPEIRASTYRVFHKRDNRKVFEEVVTWFKSEVPMLGCTPCIPAVGIGRTHFEATSLMIKAMAYGNLNKQSEIENYITNSLNGTQVGPLGLGGGSTALGSFVKIGPQRASGVRIVSMRPCCCVEPRKALIKI, encoded by the coding sequence ATGGATTTGATTAATAAAGTGAAGGAAGCGGTCATTGAGGCCAGCACAACTTATCGCCCTGATCAGATAGATGCCTATGAAATGGCACTTTCTAAAGAGACTAATGAAAATGCTGCTTGGGTTTTAAATATCCTTATGGAAAATGCAAAAATTGCTGAGGCTGCAAAAAGGCCTTTATGTGATGATACTGGGATTCCTCATGTTTTAATTGAATTGGGAGATGATTCAGAACTTCCCGTTGCTTTTTTAAAGGATATTGAATCCGGTATTGAACTTGGATTACAGAAGCTCCCTGCAAGGCCCATGGCAGTTAAAGGGAATGATATTCAGCGAATTGAACAAACTCAAGGCCTATTTGAAGATCCGGGAAAACTAATCTCACCTGCAATCTTAATGGATTCTATTCCCGGAAAGCAAACCAAAATTCATATTTTAATGTTAGGTGGTGGGCCAGAAATAAGAGCCAGTACTTATAGAGTTTTCCATAAGCGGGATAATAGAAAAGTATTTGAGGAAGTTGTAACATGGTTCAAATCAGAGGTTCCAATGTTAGGTTGCACTCCATGCATCCCGGCAGTGGGCATTGGCAGGACTCATTTTGAAGCAACATCTTTAATGATTAAAGCAATGGCTTATGGGAACTTAAATAAACAGTCTGAAATTGAAAATTACATTACAAATTCTCTTAATGGGACTCAAGTTGGCCCACTTGGACTGGGGGGAGGTTCAACGGCTTTAGGGTCTTTTGTAAAAATTGGGCCTCAAAGGGCTAGTGGAGTGAGGATTGTTTCCATGAGGCCTTGCTGTTGTGTAGAGCCTAGAAAGGCTTTGATCAAAATCTAA
- a CDS encoding peptidase — protein sequence MKDTKAFLEKIGINGDINSNYTSHKRFKDDAQYRFEVPGIQKPVAMESLIDAMDEFQVLVHRVTQTKGIMLLTDSEIEKMTDLAREAKLELFLSVGPRAVYDTSASAQTKEGARIGYRLRGYNNLLYAIEDVKRAISLGVRGIVVYDEGLLWTLNQMRKEGDIPEDVHFKISAHTGHGNPASAKLLEEIGADSFNPVRDLQINMLASLRDAIDISIDVHTENPKSSGGFIRHYEAPDIIRAVSPVYLKTGGAVAGHHGWDTTETQARERIRQVFLVQSMILRYYPEAKMSGKGPSDLAIPVLR from the coding sequence TTGAAAGATACAAAGGCATTTTTAGAAAAAATCGGGATAAATGGGGATATTAATAGTAATTACACATCTCATAAAAGATTTAAAGATGATGCCCAATACAGATTCGAAGTTCCGGGGATTCAAAAACCAGTTGCTATGGAATCTCTAATTGATGCCATGGATGAATTTCAGGTCTTAGTGCATCGGGTTACTCAGACCAAAGGAATAATGCTTTTAACGGACTCTGAAATAGAAAAAATGACGGATCTTGCAAGAGAAGCCAAACTTGAACTCTTTTTAAGTGTAGGGCCTAGAGCGGTCTATGATACCAGTGCTTCTGCCCAAACCAAAGAAGGGGCCAGGATTGGATATCGATTAAGAGGATATAATAATCTTTTATATGCTATTGAAGATGTAAAAAGAGCAATTTCTCTAGGAGTTAGGGGAATTGTAGTTTATGATGAGGGCCTTTTATGGACCCTAAATCAAATGCGAAAAGAAGGTGATATTCCAGAAGATGTTCACTTTAAGATATCCGCCCATACTGGCCATGGAAATCCCGCTTCAGCCAAACTTTTAGAAGAAATTGGGGCTGATTCATTTAATCCAGTTAGGGATCTTCAAATTAATATGCTGGCATCGCTTAGGGACGCTATAGATATCTCTATAGATGTTCACACCGAAAATCCTAAATCTTCTGGAGGATTTATACGTCATTATGAAGCTCCAGATATTATTCGAGCTGTTTCACCGGTTTATCTCAAGACTGGAGGGGCAGTAGCAGGTCATCATGGCTGGGACACTACAGAGACACAGGCCCGTGAAAGGATTAGACAAGTGTTTTTAGTACAATCCATGATTTTAAGATATTATCCTGAAGCTAAAATGTCTGGTAAGGGCCCATCTGATCTGGCGATACCTGTTTTGAGGTAA